The Gemmatimonadaceae bacterium genome includes the window CGAGGAGTGGCACGGCCACCAGGGCTTCGCCGAACCCGAGCGCCGAGCGAATGAGCGTCGCCACGAGGAGCACCGCCCCGACCTGCAGGGTCATTCCGTCCACCATCAAGTGTCTCCCCCGATGCGAAGAAAGGCCCCGGCGTTGGCCGGGGTGTGGCTCTGCGAGTTCTCTCGTAATTGTCTGGGCGCTGTCTCGTAACCCCACTCCCTAGCCCGAGTGAGTTGTTTTGTAACTTCCTGGGGGCAGGACCGGAAGGGACAGTCCGCAGACGGCGAAGTCGACCTGAGCCTCAAAACGGCGATCCGCAGATACATCGAGTTCGTGCTTGCGACTGATCGCTGGCCAGCGTCCAAGTCGGGCCGCCCGCCTGCTGGGCCTGCCGTATTCGACCCTTCAGAGCACCATGAAGCGGCTGGGCATCCGAGTGCGTTCCGGTCGCGACCCACCCGAGTGAGGCACGTGCGTGCTGGCACGCCCTCCGCCGCGGCGCGGCGGGGATGACGAGCCTCAGCGCTCGGCAGCGACCACGACGAGGGTGATCTTCGTCTGACCGCGGCGAATGCCAAGTCGCACCGACTGACCGGGCGCGATCGCGCTCCACCGCCGTCCGCCTTCGGGCGTGGTGAGCAAAATGCCGCCGATACTCTCCACGATATCCCCGGCGCGAACCCCTGCCCGCGCCGCGGGCCCATCGGCGCGGACCGCGAACACGACGGGCGCCTTCCCGAACGACCAGATTTCCGCCCCGTGCTGGCTCGATTGCACCGTGCACTGGCACGACAGACCGATGCCGAGCCACCCCGGCGCGTGGGCGCGGGGCGCGCCGCCGGTTTGCACCGGCGACCCCGCCACCGCGGGCTCCGAAGCGAGTGACTTCGCCTTCGCCAACTCCCCGCCCGTCGGCACGATGACGACCTCCCGGTCGCGCCCGCTACGGCGAATCGTCAAGCGGAGCGGGAGGCCCGGCCGCGCGTCGAAGAGATGCTCACTTCCCTCGCGTGTGGTGATGAGCGCACCGTCCACGGCGACCAGCATGTCGCCATCGCGCACCTGTGCCGCCGCCGGCCCGTTCGGCCGGATGTCTCGGAGTTCGAGCTCTCCCCCGAGCTGGATCCAGTCGTCGGCCGCATGCACGATCGCGTACGGCGCGATCATGCGCCCGATCCCGAGATCCGGACCGCTGCCGCCGGAGCCGCTGAACACCGCCTGCCCCCACGCCCGTCCGGTTGAGAGCGCCAAGGCTGCCAGGACGATTACCGCCGGGATCAGGACCGTCTTGCGTCGATTCCACCGCATATCACCTCCGCTTCTGAGTTCGCCCCATGCGCACCGGTGTCGATCGGTTTGCTCTTCTTGGTGCCTCAGAACCAGTGGATCGTTGCATCGGCTCGCGTCGGCGCCGACACCTCATCGTCGCATGGGATCCGCTCCGCCCCCACCCCGGATGAGAGGCGCGGGAGCTGCACCGCCGCGGCGCACAGCGTGGTCGCTGCGGATTCGCGCCCGTCGGCCAGCCCGGGGGCGGCCGGATGGGCGCGTGCGAGCGCCGCGAATTGGACCAGCGCGCCGACATACTCTGAGCCGGCGCGCTGCACGCGCAGCTCGGCGCTGCGCAGGTTGGACACCGGGGCCGGCCACGCCCGGACCGCGTCGACTCGCTCCAGGCTAGCGCGTGCGCGGGACGCTCCGGTGATACTCCCGGCGACGAACAGCGCGAGGGCAGCGGCCACGCCGGCGGCGTATGCGGCATATCGTTGCCAGCGCGGAACCGGCAGCATCCCGCGCCGACGCAGCGCCCGCACTGCGCGGTCCTCCTCCCCAGGCGGCGGCGCGCTCTCCCACGGGAGCGACGCCAGGGCCGTCATGAGTTCCGGGGGGAGTCGATCATCGTGATCCATTGCGGTTCATCCTCTTCAGCGGAGCGCGCTCCGCATCGCGTTGCGCGCGTGAGTGAGTTGACTCTTCGACGTGCCGGGAACAATTCCCATGAGCGCGGCGATTTCGTCGTGGGTGTATCCCTCAAGATCGTGCAGGACCATGACGGCGCGCTGCCGTGGTGGCAGCGCGTCCAGGGCCCTCGTCACGTCGAGGCCGTCGCCCGGCGGCGGGGCACCGTCGGCGACGAACTCCAGCGCCGCGTCACCGGCCCACCGCTCGTTGCGGCGCAGCACCTCGAGCGCGGCGTGCGCGCCGATGCCACAAAGCCAGGTGGAGAGGGTCGATTCCCAACGGAAGCGGTCGAGCGCTGCGCACGCGCGCAGCCAACTCTCCTGCACCACGTCGTCCACCTCATGGGCGGTGTGGCCGAGCAATCGCAGTACCACGCCCCGCATCCGCGGCGTGTGCCGGCGATAGAGTTGCCGGAACGCGGCCTCGGATCCGTCGAGGTACTGCCGGGCGAGCGCCCGATCAGAGGCATCGGGAAGTGCCTTCATGACAATGAGGGGCAGCAGACGCCTCGAAGGTTGCAGCCATCCGCGGAGCGCGCAAGCGGAGGGGTGCCGACGCCTCTCCGATGCCGTTCACGAAATGTCGTGAGCGGCTTCACAATGGCTTCCGCGAATTATGTGAAATTGCAGAACTTGGCGTAATTCAGTTGCGCGCACTATCGTCATTTCTTGCACTCTCTATCGTCAGGCAGTCGCGTTGGACATAGAGGGTACGGTGTCCTCGCGCACGAGACGCACTGTGGCACTGCACGAGCCAAGTCCCATGTCCCATCATACCCCAGATTACACAGTCCCGTCTATCGTATCGCGCGCTTCTGGCCACCGGGAAGCCCCGGTCCGCGTCCGGCACGATTCAACCCTTTCTCGCCGTAGATGGGGCGATGGTAGGCGTTTCCTGACCATTGGTGACTCGGATCTGAGGCCCCCACCGACCACATTCCGGAACTCTAGTGTCCACTCATAGGTACAGAATGCTGCGTCGCCGGGACGGCCGGCGATGATGCACTAAGCGGCTGGCCGCCGGGACGTGGCGCACCCGCCAGAGTGGGTCGGTACACTGTATCAGTCCGGGCATGTCGGTGCAGAGCCGTTCGCCGGAAATCACAACCGTCCTGGCCGTCAGGTCGGGGCACGCCCTTTCGCGCCCCTCGAAACGCCATGGGAGTCGTTGCATGACATGGGATCTCACTCGGATCCTACTCTTTCGGTTCACCGCTCTCTGGCTCGGGCTCCGGGGCCTGGCCGCGCTCGCCAGTCTCATGGTCGGCGTTTCCCTGGCACCCTCGGCAAGCGTGAGCTTTCGAATCGCATTACTGCTCGCGCTGGTCGCCTATATCGACATCCGGCGGCGGGGCGAGCGGATTCTGCTCGCCGATCTCACCGTCGGCACCACATCCACGGTCACCGGGGCCTTCTGCGTCGGGCTCCTCGCCGAGGGGATGCTGGGCATAGCCTTCGCAGCATTCTCGCATGCGTTCGTGAGATGACCTTCGCGCCGCGAGAAGTCCTCCGGGCCGACAGCATCGTCGTCACATTCGGCGATCGCAGGGTCCTCACCGCGGCTACGCTGCGCGCCGAAGCCGGGGAAGTGGTGGTCCTGTTCGGGCGCAACGGGGCCGGCAAGTCCACGCTGCTCCACGTCGCCGCCGGACTCCGACCTGCCACCAGTGGGGCCGTGCATTTCCAGGGGGAAGTCTACCTCCGTCCGTCGCTCGCACATCTCGCACGCCACGGGATGTTTCTCCTTCCCGACCGGGATCTTCTATCGGGCAACCTGACGCTTCGTCGGCACATGAGCCTCTTCGCGGCACGTTTCGATCGTCCGCTAATCGAGCAGGCCGCGGCCTTGGTGGGCCTCACAGAGCGGCTGGACCAGCGCGCCGATGCGTGCTCAGGTGGAGAACGACGTCTTGCCGAAGTCGCCCTCGCGTGGCTGCGCGGGCCGACTTGCCTGCTCGCCGACGAGCCATACCGGGATGTCGCGCCGATCGTCGGTGATACGCTGTCACGGGTCTTCCGCGAAATGGCGGATGCTGGATGCGCCGTAGTGCTCAGTGGACACGACAGCGAGACGCTGCTAGGCATCGCTGATCGCGTGGTGTGGTGCACCGCGGGGACGACCTATGAACTCGGTGACGCCGAGCACGCGCGCCGCGATCCTCGCTTTGTGGCTGATTATCTGGGGATGCGTGGCCCGCCGCTGCCCCCCGGGCGGCCCGAACCGCCAGCGGATCGGCCCCTTGAGGATTTCTGATCACCGCGCCAAGACGTATCAGCGTGTCACTTTGCGCGCTCTATCGTAAGTCCCGCGGCGGTCTATCGGAATTGTACCCGACAAGAGGCGTTGCTCTATCGTAATTCGGCATAGGTGCCGGCGTGGCAGCCACCCACGTGATCATACGGGGGGCGCCCCAACGCGGAGGCCCCCTCCGCCAGCCGCCCTCTTCCACATTTCAGGGCCCTAACGACCGCCGTGATACCCGGTCGTGCTCGGCGCCTCCCGTCGCTCCTCGTAGGATCTCCCAACGGGCAGAGGAGTGGCCCGGCTGACGCCAAGGCATGCGTCCCCTGCCTCTGCACGATTTAGTCTTTGCATATTGGCGTGTCGTGGATGTACAGTGTGGCATCGTCCTGCACCGCGGGCGTGCTTCACGGCGCGAGAGTAAGGGTGCCCTACCATTCGCCCGGGACGACCACACAGGCGCATTTTCCGGAGGTCGACGGATGATGACTCCGCGACAGTCTGAACATCGAAGCGGTCTTCGCGTGGTACGATCTGGATGGATGGATGGGTTGCGCCAGGATGTCGTCTATGTGGCGCGCTCACTCGCTCGCTCGCCCGGGCTCACCGCCGCAATCGTGATAACTCTCGCGCTCGGGTTGGGGACCAACGCAGCGATCTTTTCGTTTCTCGACCAGGTGTTCCTCCAGGCGCCTGCCGGGGTTGCTTCCCCGGGGCGTGTGCATCGCCTCTGGATCGAGCAGCCCAGGGGAAACAGTCGCGTGCCATCCATCTCGCAGGCGTTGAGCTACCACGAGTACCGCGTGCTCGATGCGGCGCTCGCCGATCAGGCGCAGCTCGCCCTGTACGCGTTGCGGACGGCGGTCCCGCTCGGGCGAGGCGATGCGTCGGCGACCGCGACGGTCGCGTACACGACCGCGAACTATTTCACCGTGCTCGGCGTTCAGCCGATGATCGGACGTGCATTTGCCGATGCCGAAGCCGACGTGCACGCGCCGAGCCGGGTGGTCGTCATCAGCGACGCGTTCTGGCACCGGGAGCTTGGCGCGGCCTCGGGCGCCGTCGGCACGATGCTGACCATCGACGGTCACCAGTATGCCGTTGTCGGTATCGCGCCCGCACACTTCAGCGGCATCGACTTGCAGCACGTGGACCTCTGGCTGCCTCTGGGCACCTTCCCGACTCACAACGTGGGCCGAGCGCCCTTCTGGGAATCGAACGCGACGATTGCCTTCTCGGCGTTCGGGCGCTGGGCGCCTCACGCCGACCGCCAGGTCCTTGAGGCCCGCGCGACCGATGCATTTCGCCACACGCCACGGACTGACTTTTCGACGAGCCCCACGGCGCAGCTGTCCTTCAGATCGATCATCGAGGCGCGGGGGCCGGGCAGCCGGCCGCAGGAGGTGACGCTCGCCGTTCGCCTGGCGGTCGTCGCGATCATCATTCTATTCATCGCGGGCGCCAACGCCATCAACCTCCTGCTGGCCCGCGCCATGGCCCGACGTCGCGAAGTGGCCGTCAGACTGGCACTCGGCATCAGCCGCGCGCGTCTCGCGCGCTTGTTCGTTGTGGAAGGCGTGCTCCTATCGCTCGCAGCCGGAGCCGCCGCCGTGCTGTCGGCACAGACTACGGCCGCCTTGGTTCGGGGACTGCTGCTACCGGGCACGGAGTTCGCCGACGGCTCGCTCAGTTGGCACGTGATCGCGTTCACCGTTGGGCTGTCGCTCATTGCGGGAATAGTGGCCGGCCTGGTGCCCGCGCTTCAGGCGACCGAACCGGACCTGGCCCGGTCGCTCAGGGTGACTCTGCGCGAAGGAGTCCAGGGACGCGCGCTGCTGCCCAAAGCACTCGTTGGTGCGCAGGCGGCACTCTCCGTTCTGCTCCTGGTCGGCGCCGCGTTGTGTGTGCTCAGCCTCACCAATATCGAGCAGTTGCACATCGGGTTTGATGTTCCGCGCCTGGCGTACGCGTCCGTGCAGTTCCCTGCGGGTGCGCGCCCGGACACCGTCGCCTTCACGAGCGGCATGCGCGCCGCGGGGGAACGGCTGCGCGGGGCGCCGGGGGTCGAGGCGGTGGCCTTCGCGTGGGACGAGCCCATGCGGCGGTTTGGCACCGTCAAGTTCTATACGGCCACGGACTCGTCCGACTCCGGAACCGAGCCGGTGCCGACCGGCAGCTACGTCTCGGCGGACTACTTCAAGGCCATCGGGGTGCCCGTGTTGCGAGGCCGCAGCTTTGGGGACCAGGCGCAGGGCAACTCGGCAGCCGCGGTCGTCGTGAACCAGACCCTGGCACGTACCTTCTGGCCCGGGCAGGACCCGATCGGTCAGTGTATCTACCTGCAAACGCGGCAAAGTCCGTGCGCGACCATCGTCGGAGTGGTCGGTGACGCCATTCGCGAGCGGCTCACAGAACAGCGCGCGCCGCAGCTGTACTTGCCGATCTTTCAGTCCATGCGGGGCGCACGACCGCCCCAGGTCATGGTGATTCGTGCCGATCCCAAGCGCCTGGCCGCAGTGATGGCACAGACCCGGAGTACCCTTCGCCAAGCGTTCCCCGGCGGCGAGCCCGGCGTGGTGCGCATGGCGGATCGGCTCGCGCCGCAATATCACCCGTGGGAACTCGGGGCCAGCTTGTTCAGCGTGTTCGGTGGGCTCGCCATGGTAATCGCAGGATTGGGCATCTACAGCACCGTGTCGTACTCGGTCACCCAACGCGTGCACGAACTTGGAGTTCGCATGGCCCTGGGCGCGGATGCTGCCGATCTGATGCGGGACGTGATTGGGCGGGGGCTCCGGCCCGTGATGAGCGGCGCGGTAGTCGGTGCCGTGCTGTCGCTCGCCGGTGGGCGGTTCGTCGCGTCGCGTCTCTACGGCACGGCCCCATGGAACCCTGCCGTCATCGCGTCCGTCGTGCTCACACTGCTTGGGGCCGGACTCGTCGCGGCGTCGATTCCGGCGTGGCGCGCGGCACACATCGATCCGGTGCGAACGCTGAATGCGGACTGAGGGGTGTTCTGACGCTCACAAACAATTATGATAGAATCCGCAAACAATTACGATAGAGCGCGCAACTGAATTACGATAGAAAGTGCAAATCCACACCCGATGCGAAGAAAGGCCCCGGCGTTGGCCGGGGCCTTTCTCGTGATCCACAACTCCACGAGCGCGCGTTACTGCCGCGCCTACTGCACCGCGTTCACCATGTCGAAGATCGGCAGGTACATGGCCACCACCATG containing:
- a CDS encoding PDZ domain-containing protein; protein product: MIAPYAIVHAADDWIQLGGELELRDIRPNGPAAAQVRDGDMLVAVDGALITTREGSEHLFDARPGLPLRLTIRRSGRDREVVIVPTGGELAKAKSLASEPAVAGSPVQTGGAPRAHAPGWLGIGLSCQCTVQSSQHGAEIWSFGKAPVVFAVRADGPAARAGVRAGDIVESIGGILLTTPEGGRRWSAIAPGQSVRLGIRRGQTKITLVVVAAER
- a CDS encoding sigma-70 family RNA polymerase sigma factor, which produces MKALPDASDRALARQYLDGSEAAFRQLYRRHTPRMRGVVLRLLGHTAHEVDDVVQESWLRACAALDRFRWESTLSTWLCGIGAHAALEVLRRNERWAGDAALEFVADGAPPPGDGLDVTRALDALPPRQRAVMVLHDLEGYTHDEIAALMGIVPGTSKSQLTHARNAMRSALR
- a CDS encoding ATP-binding cassette domain-containing protein, whose protein sequence is MTFAPREVLRADSIVVTFGDRRVLTAATLRAEAGEVVVLFGRNGAGKSTLLHVAAGLRPATSGAVHFQGEVYLRPSLAHLARHGMFLLPDRDLLSGNLTLRRHMSLFAARFDRPLIEQAAALVGLTERLDQRADACSGGERRLAEVALAWLRGPTCLLADEPYRDVAPIVGDTLSRVFREMADAGCAVVLSGHDSETLLGIADRVVWCTAGTTYELGDAEHARRDPRFVADYLGMRGPPLPPGRPEPPADRPLEDF
- a CDS encoding ADOP family duplicated permease produces the protein MDGLRQDVVYVARSLARSPGLTAAIVITLALGLGTNAAIFSFLDQVFLQAPAGVASPGRVHRLWIEQPRGNSRVPSISQALSYHEYRVLDAALADQAQLALYALRTAVPLGRGDASATATVAYTTANYFTVLGVQPMIGRAFADAEADVHAPSRVVVISDAFWHRELGAASGAVGTMLTIDGHQYAVVGIAPAHFSGIDLQHVDLWLPLGTFPTHNVGRAPFWESNATIAFSAFGRWAPHADRQVLEARATDAFRHTPRTDFSTSPTAQLSFRSIIEARGPGSRPQEVTLAVRLAVVAIIILFIAGANAINLLLARAMARRREVAVRLALGISRARLARLFVVEGVLLSLAAGAAAVLSAQTTAALVRGLLLPGTEFADGSLSWHVIAFTVGLSLIAGIVAGLVPALQATEPDLARSLRVTLREGVQGRALLPKALVGAQAALSVLLLVGAALCVLSLTNIEQLHIGFDVPRLAYASVQFPAGARPDTVAFTSGMRAAGERLRGAPGVEAVAFAWDEPMRRFGTVKFYTATDSSDSGTEPVPTGSYVSADYFKAIGVPVLRGRSFGDQAQGNSAAAVVVNQTLARTFWPGQDPIGQCIYLQTRQSPCATIVGVVGDAIRERLTEQRAPQLYLPIFQSMRGARPPQVMVIRADPKRLAAVMAQTRSTLRQAFPGGEPGVVRMADRLAPQYHPWELGASLFSVFGGLAMVIAGLGIYSTVSYSVTQRVHELGVRMALGADAADLMRDVIGRGLRPVMSGAVVGAVLSLAGGRFVASRLYGTAPWNPAVIASVVLTLLGAGLVAASIPAWRAAHIDPVRTLNAD